The Achromobacter deleyi genome has a window encoding:
- a CDS encoding alginate O-acetyltransferase AlgX-related protein gives MKHTPTALRPSCTFVAGLILAGAILAPAAAQAQAVLIGKDDWLFYAQDNISDAGKAGIQNSVGLMRAARDELGKRGIGLVVLVAPLKARFYEDKLPAGRSISAAAKDRYANIIASLNSADIKTVDLMPVLKSVEHDDQTAFLQKDSHWTAWSAEAAARATAQTITASWTLNGQAGGGTKLGAWVKERRFGDFAELMTAAQRKSLGQQIYVVRANKADASGLLDSAVNPVHVVGNSFVQPYLGFPQTLSSALDRPVGLTWKYGNFGPWAVFLDYLKSPAFQQSRPQVVVWQLNEAQMLYGPNTSGQWDAASLMTEAAWREGVGAAINK, from the coding sequence ATGAAACATACCCCGACCGCTCTTCGCCCTTCGTGCACCTTTGTTGCCGGCCTGATACTCGCCGGTGCGATCCTGGCGCCGGCCGCCGCCCAGGCGCAGGCCGTGCTGATTGGCAAGGATGATTGGCTCTTCTACGCGCAAGACAATATCTCGGACGCAGGCAAGGCCGGCATCCAGAATTCGGTGGGCCTGATGCGCGCCGCGCGCGACGAGCTGGGAAAGCGCGGCATTGGCCTGGTGGTGCTGGTTGCACCGTTGAAGGCGCGGTTCTACGAAGACAAGTTGCCCGCGGGCCGCTCGATCTCCGCTGCGGCGAAAGACCGATACGCCAATATCATTGCCAGCCTGAACAGCGCTGACATCAAGACAGTGGACCTGATGCCGGTGCTCAAGAGCGTCGAGCACGATGACCAGACGGCATTCCTGCAAAAAGACTCGCACTGGACTGCCTGGAGCGCGGAAGCAGCGGCCCGCGCCACCGCCCAGACGATCACCGCAAGCTGGACTTTGAACGGCCAGGCCGGCGGCGGAACCAAGTTGGGAGCCTGGGTCAAGGAGCGCCGCTTCGGGGATTTTGCCGAGTTGATGACGGCCGCTCAACGCAAGTCCCTGGGTCAGCAGATCTATGTGGTTCGCGCCAACAAGGCTGATGCTTCCGGTTTGCTCGACAGCGCGGTCAATCCCGTGCATGTGGTGGGCAACAGCTTTGTGCAACCCTACCTGGGTTTTCCGCAGACCTTGTCCAGCGCGCTGGACCGCCCTGTCGGCCTGACTTGGAAATACGGCAATTTCGGCCCCTGGGCGGTTTTTCTCGATTATCTGAAGTCGCCTGCCTTCCAGCAAAGCCGTCCGCAAGTCGTGGTGTGGCAGCTCAATGAAGCGCAGATGCTCTACGGACCCAATACAAGCGGTCAATGGGACGCAGCATCGCTGATGACAGAAGCCGCCTGGCGTGAAGGCGTCGGCGCCGCGATCAACAAGTAA
- a CDS encoding MBOAT family O-acyltransferase, protein MLFNSLPFMLMFLPLSLGGYYLLGAIRPMAAAAWLCIASLVFYGWWDPHFVVLLLASITFNYVVSLGILATESRPRAQLWILAGGIVANLSLLFYYKYLVALLGFLGDYGLVSHSVSDMILPLGISFFTFTQLGFLLDCRAGVVRERGFVSYVLFVTFFPHLIAGPILHHKEMMPQFANRENYRFKAENLSIGVTLFVIGLAKKVLLADSIAPWAEAGFNQPGDQQFLGAWGTALAYALQLYFDFSGYSDMAIGLAKMFGISFPLNFNSPFKATGIIEFWQRFHMTLTRYLTAYLYNPVALAVTRARARKGLPVGRKATKTVRGFSGMILFPTVFTMGLAGVWHGAGLQFLIFGLLHGFYLTINHAWRQFGPARGETSGFLVRAGFVLLTFLCVVVALLFFRAHSTSDAFSLIAGMIGLHGLESLQPVLFPIQALLGGSDAWTSSEVIRLMIERWSQGLLIAALLAIVWCAPNSNQMMSVYAPSLEGVDDVAPRWLRWRPTLSWALITAMVLFYAMLHLHKTARFLYFQF, encoded by the coding sequence ATGCTGTTCAACTCGTTGCCGTTCATGTTGATGTTCCTTCCGCTATCGCTGGGCGGATACTATCTTTTGGGGGCGATACGCCCGATGGCCGCCGCGGCCTGGCTGTGTATCGCCTCGCTGGTTTTCTATGGTTGGTGGGATCCGCACTTCGTCGTGCTCCTGCTTGCCTCGATCACATTCAACTACGTCGTGAGCCTGGGCATCCTGGCGACGGAATCCCGACCTCGCGCCCAGCTCTGGATCCTTGCGGGTGGAATCGTCGCGAACCTCTCGCTGCTGTTCTACTACAAGTATCTGGTCGCCCTGCTTGGCTTCCTGGGCGACTACGGCTTGGTCTCGCATAGCGTCAGCGATATGATTCTGCCGCTGGGCATTTCGTTCTTCACCTTCACGCAGCTGGGATTCCTGCTGGACTGCCGTGCTGGTGTGGTGCGCGAACGCGGCTTCGTGAGCTACGTGCTGTTCGTCACATTCTTCCCGCACCTGATTGCCGGCCCGATCCTGCATCACAAAGAAATGATGCCGCAGTTCGCCAACCGCGAGAACTACCGATTCAAGGCCGAGAACCTGTCCATTGGCGTCACGTTGTTCGTCATCGGCCTGGCCAAGAAGGTGTTGTTGGCCGACAGCATTGCCCCCTGGGCCGAGGCGGGCTTCAACCAGCCTGGCGATCAGCAATTCCTGGGGGCTTGGGGCACCGCCCTGGCGTATGCCCTGCAACTGTATTTCGACTTCTCCGGCTACTCTGACATGGCGATCGGGCTGGCGAAGATGTTCGGCATCAGCTTTCCGCTCAACTTCAATTCGCCCTTCAAGGCGACGGGCATCATAGAGTTCTGGCAGCGTTTTCACATGACGCTAACACGCTACCTGACCGCGTATCTCTACAACCCCGTGGCGCTGGCGGTCACCCGGGCGCGTGCCCGCAAGGGCCTGCCTGTGGGACGCAAGGCAACCAAGACCGTGCGCGGATTTAGCGGCATGATTCTGTTTCCCACCGTGTTCACGATGGGCCTGGCCGGCGTCTGGCATGGCGCTGGACTGCAATTCCTCATTTTCGGCCTGCTGCACGGCTTCTACCTGACCATCAATCACGCGTGGCGCCAGTTTGGCCCGGCGCGTGGCGAAACGTCGGGGTTCCTCGTTCGCGCCGGTTTCGTCCTGCTGACATTCCTGTGCGTGGTCGTCGCCTTGCTCTTTTTCCGTGCGCACAGCACCAGTGACGCGTTTTCCCTCATCGCCGGCATGATCGGGCTGCATGGCCTGGAATCGCTGCAACCTGTTCTTTTCCCCATCCAGGCTCTGCTTGGCGGCAGCGACGCGTGGACCTCTAGCGAAGTGATACGCCTGATGATCGAGCGTTGGAGCCAGGGATTGCTGATTGCGGCGCTCCTGGCCATCGTCTGGTGTGCGCCGAACTCGAATCAGATGATGAGCGTGTATGCGCCCTCGCTCGAAGGCGTCGATGACGTGGCGCCCCGCTGGCTGCGTTGGCGTCCCACCCTGTCCTGGGCGCTCATCACGGCGATGGTGCTGTTCTATGCCATGCTGCACCTGCATAAGACCGCAAGATTCCTGTACTTCCAGTTCTGA
- a CDS encoding alginate O-acetyltransferase AlgX-related protein, with amino-acid sequence MNARAWIDGTAGAKLNAALVLPWRDKLETIDASWRYRFLGQLGPQVQEGCPGWLFYADGIRPPVADAESIVARRIELMQQLAKQLEAAKVQLLVVTVPDKSRIESDALCGLSRPGAMTGRLPQWQQALQAGGVAHVDLTDPLQAAAAPFYRTDVHLNQNGAALAAQTVAAAALPLVGAKGDQRYTVESAAAEKQRIGDLLILAGLEHAPAQWRPAPDVEIPQKFQLAASGGLLDEGPAVQVLLAGSSNSRRSNFAEQLGQSLGQQVWNVSRDGGKFADALMLALQNQATWPKSLRLVIWEMSEMSLVQPLSEEELAALRKTAIAAS; translated from the coding sequence ATGAATGCCCGCGCCTGGATCGACGGCACCGCCGGCGCCAAGCTCAACGCCGCGCTCGTGTTGCCGTGGCGCGACAAGCTGGAGACGATCGATGCCTCATGGCGCTACCGCTTCCTGGGGCAACTGGGGCCCCAGGTTCAGGAAGGTTGTCCCGGCTGGCTGTTCTATGCTGACGGGATCCGGCCGCCGGTCGCGGACGCCGAATCGATCGTTGCCCGGCGCATCGAACTGATGCAACAACTGGCGAAACAACTGGAAGCCGCCAAGGTCCAGCTGCTGGTGGTTACAGTGCCGGACAAGTCGCGGATCGAAAGCGACGCGCTCTGCGGCCTGTCCAGGCCCGGCGCCATGACGGGGCGCCTGCCCCAGTGGCAGCAGGCGCTGCAGGCTGGCGGGGTTGCACATGTCGACTTGACCGATCCCTTGCAGGCCGCAGCCGCGCCCTTTTATCGCACGGACGTACACCTGAACCAGAACGGCGCCGCGCTGGCTGCCCAGACCGTGGCGGCGGCGGCCTTGCCGCTGGTCGGCGCGAAAGGTGATCAGCGCTATACCGTCGAATCGGCGGCAGCGGAGAAGCAAAGGATAGGCGACTTGCTGATCCTGGCCGGCCTGGAACATGCGCCCGCCCAGTGGCGGCCGGCGCCGGACGTTGAAATTCCGCAAAAATTCCAACTGGCCGCCTCGGGCGGACTGCTCGATGAAGGCCCTGCCGTGCAGGTGTTGCTGGCGGGAAGCTCCAACTCCCGCCGCAGCAATTTTGCGGAGCAGTTGGGCCAATCCCTTGGCCAACAGGTCTGGAACGTGAGCCGGGATGGCGGCAAGTTCGCCGATGCACTGATGCTGGCTCTTCAAAATCAAGCAACCTGGCCCAAGAGCCTGAGGCTGGTGATTTGGGAGATGTCCGAAATGTCGTTGGTCCAACCGCTGTCTGAGGAAGAACTCGCGGCGCTGCGCAAGACCGCCATAGCTGCTTCTTGA
- a CDS encoding alginate O-acetyltransferase AlgF: MLISLIRANLSRMIAPCAALGLVAGPALAAPADDIARLYALPPAGSAYVRIVNPTAQTLSIQLGAGAKAVQLAPREQIATDYRVVTGGKPLALRINGKPVSSDVMAPASGFVTMVVTVHGDTASVKPIADAGEAADGLKAELAVYNLVPACAASVSIANGPTVFSEVAENTRAARSINPVSAELVGACADKLSAPFHLPMLKAGDRYSLFLVGTAASPVLIGQENRTEPYRAP, from the coding sequence ATGCTGATTTCCCTGATCCGAGCCAACCTGAGTCGAATGATTGCCCCTTGCGCCGCACTGGGGCTGGTTGCCGGCCCCGCGCTGGCCGCGCCCGCCGATGACATCGCCCGCCTGTACGCCCTGCCCCCGGCGGGTTCGGCCTACGTGCGCATCGTCAACCCGACGGCGCAGACGCTCTCGATTCAATTGGGTGCTGGCGCCAAGGCCGTGCAATTGGCCCCGCGCGAGCAGATCGCGACCGACTATCGGGTCGTGACGGGTGGAAAGCCCCTGGCATTGCGTATCAACGGCAAGCCCGTTTCCAGCGACGTTATGGCGCCAGCCAGCGGTTTCGTGACTATGGTTGTCACCGTCCACGGCGATACGGCGAGCGTCAAGCCCATCGCCGATGCCGGCGAAGCCGCCGATGGCCTGAAAGCCGAACTTGCGGTCTACAACCTGGTTCCCGCTTGCGCGGCAAGCGTGTCGATCGCCAACGGCCCGACCGTGTTCAGCGAGGTAGCGGAAAACACGCGTGCCGCCCGCAGCATCAATCCGGTGTCCGCGGAACTGGTGGGCGCCTGCGCCGACAAACTATCCGCGCCCTTTCACTTACCCATGCTCAAGGCCGGCGACCGCTACAGCCTCTTCTTGGTGGGCACGGCCGCCTCGCCCGTCCTGATCGGACAGGAAAACCGCACCGAGCCGTATCGCGCTCCCTGA
- a CDS encoding YkvA family protein, whose product MTFSERLKAWARRIKRDGLTLWFAGKHPGTPWHAKAVGVFVVAYALSPIDLIPDFIPVLGYVDDVLLLPGLIYLAIRLLPPDVLAECRRQAEAWMDSAGSKPRSRAGAVLIVALWMSAGVAAWFWLLR is encoded by the coding sequence ATGACATTCAGTGAACGGCTGAAAGCCTGGGCCAGGCGCATCAAGCGAGACGGCTTGACCCTCTGGTTCGCAGGCAAGCACCCTGGGACGCCTTGGCACGCCAAAGCGGTCGGCGTGTTCGTGGTTGCCTATGCGCTAAGCCCGATCGATTTGATTCCCGACTTCATACCTGTATTGGGGTACGTCGATGACGTCCTATTGCTGCCAGGATTGATCTACCTGGCCATCAGACTCTTGCCGCCGGACGTTCTTGCCGAATGCAGGCGCCAGGCAGAGGCATGGATGGATTCGGCCGGTTCGAAGCCCCGCAGCCGGGCGGGCGCGGTGCTGATCGTGGCGTTGTGGATGAGCGCTGGCGTGGCAGCATGGTTTTGGCTATTGCGGTAA
- a CDS encoding DUF4434 domain-containing protein: protein MDTTFVQLWRSHLDLGRDEWRRRLDVTRQLGCREICLQWVGLEGGPNEQWMASDAFMHMIFDEAERLGMGVHVGLPYDERWWSVLGAQDDRVVARFLEQAGERGAAYIGSAPWPTRKGFRGWYIPYELEQYNWATDARLALLGPWLSVYSQAAIARGGQVPTISTYYSRLPTEGTLVKLWQVVLDSARVRPMIQDGVGVAGMSNYQALAPLRDMLVARGVPFDLILELFEELPTGKKDGTDFKARSADAQRVKQQFEVARGYGASRVVAFAIDPWVIGDTPEARALLKAWNRLRG from the coding sequence ATGGATACCACATTCGTGCAGCTTTGGCGCAGTCACCTGGACCTGGGCCGTGATGAATGGCGCCGGCGTTTGGACGTTACCCGCCAGTTGGGCTGCCGCGAGATATGCCTGCAGTGGGTGGGGCTGGAAGGCGGGCCCAATGAGCAATGGATGGCCTCCGATGCGTTCATGCACATGATCTTCGACGAGGCCGAACGTCTGGGAATGGGCGTACATGTAGGGTTGCCTTACGACGAACGCTGGTGGAGCGTGCTCGGCGCGCAAGATGACCGGGTGGTGGCGCGCTTCCTGGAGCAGGCGGGCGAGCGCGGAGCAGCCTATATCGGCTCAGCGCCGTGGCCCACCCGCAAGGGTTTCCGGGGCTGGTACATCCCGTATGAGCTTGAGCAGTACAACTGGGCAACGGATGCGCGTCTGGCCTTGTTAGGGCCGTGGCTGTCTGTCTATTCACAGGCGGCGATTGCTCGGGGCGGCCAGGTTCCCACGATTTCCACGTACTACAGCCGCCTGCCGACCGAAGGCACCCTGGTCAAACTTTGGCAGGTGGTGCTCGACAGCGCCCGCGTGCGGCCTATGATCCAGGATGGCGTGGGCGTGGCCGGCATGTCCAACTACCAGGCGCTGGCGCCGCTGCGCGACATGCTGGTGGCCCGAGGCGTCCCGTTTGACCTGATCCTGGAACTGTTCGAGGAACTGCCCACCGGCAAGAAGGACGGCACGGATTTCAAGGCCAGGTCCGCGGATGCCCAGCGTGTGAAGCAGCAGTTCGAGGTGGCGCGCGGCTACGGTGCGAGCCGCGTGGTCGCGTTCGCGATCGACCCGTGGGTAATCGGCGACACACCGGAGGCGCGGGCGTTGCTCAAGGCCTGGAACCGCTTGCGCGGCTAG
- a CDS encoding acyl carrier protein: protein MTDAEILSALTDIFRDIFDDDTVEVNLESSAADFDAWDSLSNVNIMVATEMRFGVRFKTSEVEGLRNVGELLALIRKQLSARA, encoded by the coding sequence ATGACCGATGCAGAAATCCTCAGCGCCTTGACGGATATTTTCCGCGACATCTTTGATGATGACACGGTGGAAGTCAACCTGGAATCGAGCGCGGCCGACTTCGACGCCTGGGACTCTCTGAGCAACGTGAACATCATGGTCGCCACCGAAATGCGCTTTGGCGTGCGCTTCAAGACGTCCGAAGTGGAAGGACTGCGCAACGTGGGCGAGCTCCTCGCTCTCATACGCAAGCAACTCTCCGCCCGGGCCTGA
- a CDS encoding VOC family protein, translating to MLTKLGCTFHHLGVACRDLDAEQRCWETLGYTLESPEFDDPIQRVRGRFLVGPGPRLELLTPTAADSPVEGVIKRRNKIYHQAFETTGFDAALEALEDTGARRTAEPASAIAFGGRRIVFLFLPNGNLLELIEAAGGG from the coding sequence ATGCTCACCAAGCTAGGCTGCACCTTTCATCACCTTGGCGTCGCTTGCCGCGACCTTGACGCGGAGCAGCGTTGCTGGGAGACCCTGGGCTATACACTGGAGTCGCCTGAATTCGACGACCCGATCCAGCGCGTGCGCGGACGGTTCCTGGTGGGGCCGGGGCCGCGCCTGGAATTGCTGACGCCCACTGCGGCGGACTCGCCCGTGGAAGGCGTCATCAAGCGGCGCAACAAGATCTATCACCAGGCCTTTGAGACCACAGGCTTCGATGCTGCCTTGGAAGCGCTGGAAGACACGGGAGCCAGACGTACGGCAGAACCCGCAAGCGCCATTGCGTTTGGGGGCCGTCGTATCGTTTTCTTGTTCTTGCCCAACGGCAACCTGCTTGAACTCATCGAGGCCGCCGGAGGCGGCTAG
- a CDS encoding HAD-IIIC family phosphatase, whose product MPELNWLPRTPDWPQALEEFSRQSEPKWSDLVKLANENLDFVQTAKLDKRLLKAFGAAPPATLTSRPIKLAVLGSSTTDQLLPGLRVGALRHNLWADIHVTPYAQYLREALDPSSDLHAYGPNAVLCAFDTQHLIGDETAPMGMVEANEKIASTIGNLRTLWRRLRESFNAQVIQQTLMPTHLALMGSNEQRMPGSGRWLLRRLNEALRQAADEEGVDILALDEQCEQDGLQAWHDPRLWLRAKQYVTPQASPAYGDLVARLIAARLGMSAKCLVLDLDNTLWGGVIGDDGVEKIVLGQGNGEGEAFAAFQRYARDMTRRGIILAVCSKNDEENALLPFTSHPEMVLKREDIACFVANWQDKASNLRSIAQRLNIGLDALVFVDDNPFERNLVRRELPMVRVPEMPEDPALYGATVSRAGYFESTSLTDADRERAHQYQANIEREALRTSQKDLASYLQSLNMVLEWNVFNTTDLQRIVQLIGKTNQFNLTTRRHGEDDVRAMMRDPRSVLLHFRLKDSFGDNGIIAIIAALPDASGDWRIDTWLMSCRVLGREVERATLGVLVDEARRAGAKRLIGEYLPTPKNTMVKDHYRKLGFSLLNENENATQWVLDLDVFTPPSAPMKIRSMT is encoded by the coding sequence ATGCCCGAATTGAATTGGTTACCCCGCACGCCCGATTGGCCGCAAGCGCTGGAAGAATTCTCGCGCCAGTCCGAGCCGAAATGGAGCGATCTGGTCAAACTGGCCAATGAGAATCTGGATTTTGTCCAGACCGCCAAGCTGGACAAGCGGCTGTTGAAGGCGTTCGGCGCCGCGCCGCCCGCAACCCTGACGTCGCGGCCGATCAAGCTGGCTGTGCTGGGCTCGTCCACCACCGACCAATTGCTGCCCGGTCTGCGCGTGGGCGCGCTGCGCCACAACCTGTGGGCCGATATCCATGTAACGCCTTACGCGCAGTACTTGCGCGAGGCGCTCGACCCCTCGTCAGACCTGCATGCCTATGGGCCTAACGCGGTGCTGTGCGCCTTTGACACCCAGCACCTGATCGGCGACGAGACGGCGCCGATGGGCATGGTCGAAGCCAACGAGAAGATTGCGTCGACCATCGGGAACCTGCGCACGTTGTGGCGCCGCCTGCGCGAAAGCTTCAACGCGCAGGTGATCCAGCAGACGTTGATGCCCACGCACCTTGCGCTGATGGGCAGTAACGAGCAAAGAATGCCCGGCTCGGGCCGTTGGCTGCTGCGCCGCCTGAATGAAGCCCTGCGCCAGGCCGCCGACGAGGAAGGCGTGGATATCCTGGCACTGGACGAGCAATGCGAACAGGATGGCCTGCAAGCGTGGCATGATCCGCGTTTGTGGTTGCGGGCCAAGCAATACGTCACGCCGCAAGCCAGTCCCGCCTACGGGGACCTGGTGGCGCGACTGATCGCGGCACGCCTGGGCATGAGCGCCAAATGCCTGGTGCTCGATCTGGACAATACCCTCTGGGGTGGCGTCATCGGCGACGACGGCGTGGAAAAGATCGTGCTGGGGCAAGGCAACGGCGAAGGAGAAGCCTTTGCCGCGTTCCAACGGTATGCGCGAGACATGACGCGACGCGGCATCATTCTTGCCGTTTGCTCGAAGAACGATGAAGAGAACGCGTTGCTGCCCTTCACGTCCCATCCCGAAATGGTGCTCAAGCGCGAAGACATTGCGTGCTTCGTGGCAAATTGGCAAGACAAGGCCAGCAACCTGCGCAGCATTGCGCAGCGGTTGAACATCGGCCTGGATGCGCTGGTCTTCGTGGACGACAATCCCTTCGAACGCAATCTGGTGCGCCGCGAATTGCCCATGGTTCGCGTTCCGGAAATGCCCGAGGACCCGGCGCTCTATGGCGCGACGGTCTCGCGGGCAGGCTATTTCGAGAGCACTTCACTGACCGACGCAGACCGCGAGCGCGCCCATCAGTACCAGGCCAATATCGAACGCGAAGCGCTGCGCACCAGCCAGAAGGACCTGGCCTCGTACCTGCAAAGTCTGAACATGGTGTTGGAATGGAACGTCTTCAACACCACCGACCTGCAACGCATCGTGCAATTGATCGGCAAGACCAATCAGTTCAATCTGACGACGCGGCGCCATGGCGAGGATGACGTCCGGGCCATGATGCGCGATCCGCGCTCGGTGCTGCTGCACTTCCGCCTGAAAGACAGCTTTGGCGACAACGGCATCATTGCGATCATTGCCGCCCTGCCCGATGCGTCCGGCGACTGGCGCATCGACACGTGGCTGATGAGCTGCCGTGTGCTCGGCCGCGAAGTGGAGCGGGCTACGCTGGGGGTACTCGTGGACGAGGCGCGCCGTGCCGGCGCCAAAAGGCTTATCGGGGAATACCTCCCGACGCCCAAGAATACGATGGTGAAGGATCACTATCGAAAGCTCGGTTTTTCCCTATTGAACGAAAATGAAAACGCCACGCAATGGGTGCTGGATCTTGACGTTTTCACTCCCCCTAGCGCACCCATGAAAATCAGGAGCATGACATGA